CATGTGCTCAGGCTACTGCGTCAGGCCAGTTCGGCGATCAGCTCGATCTCGACGCAAGCACCCAGCGGGATTTGCGCCACGCCAAAGGCGGAGCGGGCGTGCTTGCCGCTATCGCCGAAGACTTCGACGAACAGTTCCGAGGCGCCATTGGTCACCAGGTGCTGTTCCGTAAAGTCGGAGGTGGAATTGACCAGGCTCATGACCTTGACGATGCGCTTGACCTTGTTCAAGTCGCCGCCGCATGCATCTTGCAGGGTGGCGATCAGTTCGATGGCGATGCCGCGCGCAGCGATCTTGCCTTCTTCCGTGGTGACGTCCTTGCCCAGTTGGCCAACCCAGACCTTGCCATCCTTCTTGGCCAGGTGGCCGGACAGGAAGACGGTGTTGCCCGTGCGGGCATGCATCACGTAGGCGGCAGCTGGGGCGGCGACGACTGGCAATTCAATGTTGAGGGCTTTGATTTTTTCGTAAAACGACATGCTATTTCTCCAAGAAAACAATATAAGCGAAACCAAAATTCATGCACGGCAGGGCACGCAGGATGACGCCCTGGCAGCGCGGTAGTGACCGACAACAGTGCCAGATTAAACGTCATCATATTGGTGAACCAGCAGTTTTAGTTCACAAATAGGCCCGGTTATTCAGTGGATTATACCGACAATCAAACAAAATTCAGCATCGGTTCATGAAGCATGCTCTACAGGCATCGAGCGTGACTTTTTTCATTAAATTGTCACTTGTGCAATGTCAAGCCCTCGGGGTCAAGATTTATTGCCTCCAAAAATGCCTGGTCGTGCGAAACCACAAGTAACGCCCCCTGGTATTGCAGCAGCATCTGCTCCAGCGCCTGCAGGCTGGCCAGGTCCAGATGATTGTCCGGTTCGTCGAGCAGCAGCAGTTGCGGCGGCGCCTGCGCATACAGCTCGGCCGCCAGCGCCACCTTCATGCGCTCGCCGCCGCTGAGCAAACGGCTGGGCATGGTGGCGCGCGCGCCGGCAATGCCCAGCAGCGCCAGCCGCGTGCGCAGCTCGCCTTCCGGCAAGATACTGTTGCGTGCCTGCAAGCGTTGCACGGCGCTGCACTCGCCGTCTTGCAGCCCAGCATGCTGGTCCAGCCAGGCCACCTGCGCATGGCAGCGCGGCTCGCCGCTGGCGGGCGCCAGTTGTCCGGCGATCACGCGCAGCAGAGTCGACTTGCCGCTGCCATTGTCGCCCGTCACGGCCAGGCGGCGCGGCCCGCTCAAGACCAGGTTCACAGGCTGCGCCTGGCCATGCGGCAAGACCAGCTCGCGCAGCTCCAGGATCAGCTTGCCGTTCGGCACGGCGCTCTCGGGCGCCAGCAGCAGCCGTTCGGCCTCGGGCGCACAGCGGGCGCTGGCATCCATCACGCGCTGCTGGCGCGCCTGCTGCGCCTCTTGCGCTCGCACGCGCAGCTTGCCCTGGCTATCCTGGCTTTTCTCCTTTTTCGCGTCGAGCAGCAGCTTGCTCTGGTTGCCTTCGCGCCCTTCCCTCTCGCCGCGTCCGACTCGGCGCTGCTGGCGCTCGGCGTGCTGTTGCGCTTCACGCTGTTCGCGTCGGGCACCAGCCTTTTCCGCCTGCAGGGCCGCAGCAAAACCGGCCTGTTCCAGCGCGCGCTGCTGCGCATACAGCGCGTAATTGCCGCCATAGCTGCGCAAGCCCTGCGGCGACAGCTCGGCGATTGCATCGACGTGCTCGAGCAAGCCGCGGTCATGGCTGATCAGCAGCAAGCCGCCCGGCCAGCGCGCCATCTGCGCCACCAGGCGGGCGCGCTGCCGCGTGTCAAGGTGGTTGCTCGGTTCATCGAGCACCAGCCAGTCCGCCTGCGACAGCCAGGCGCCCTGCAGCGCGATGCGCTGGCGTTCGCCGCCGCTCAGGCTGGCCGTTGATGTATCGGCATCGACATGGCGCAAATCGAGCGCATCAAGCGCCTGGCGCAATCGGGCCTGGGCATCCCAGCGTTCGCCCACCAGTGCATAGTCGGCCTCGTCGATGCTGCCGGCGGCGATGCGCGCCAGCGCGGCCAGCAAGTCGTCCATGCCGGCCAGCGCCGCCACCGTGCGATAGCGCTCCGGATCGAGCTCCTGCGCCACGTAATGCACGCTGCCGTCACAGCGCACGGCGCCAGAAGACGGCTGCGCCCGGCCTGCCAGCAGGCGCGCGAGCACGCTCTTGCCCACGCCGTTATCGCCGACGAGGCCGATACGTTGCGGGGCAAAAGAAAATTGCAAATCGGAAAACAAGGCGCGGCCATCGGGCAGCACAAAGGAAAGACGGTCGAGTTGCAGTAATGCGGACATGGATACTCCTTGAGCAAGGCTGGCGAATCCGCGCGGCGCAATGGCGCGCTGGCGGGATGGGCAAGGCCGTGCACAGCACGGCAGTATCAATGGCGCATGTCGAAGCGTCCTGGAGAAATGGATGAAGAAGCGTCAGTGTAGCAGACGAGACACGTTAGCGCTGGCCCAGGGTCGTGTCGCCGAACAGGTTCTTGTATTCGCGCGGCTGCGAACGCCAGTACTGCGGCGGCGCCGACACTTGCGCGCCCAGCTGGGCCGCCGCATGCCAGGGCCAGCGGGGGTCGAACAGGATGGCGCGCGCCAGCGCCACCATGTCGGACTGGCCGTGCGCGATGATGTCTTCGGCTTGCTGCGCTTCCGTGATCAGGCCCACGCTGATGGTGGGCAAGCCGCTGTCGCGCTTGATGCGTTCGGCAAACGCCACCTGATAGCCGGGTCCCACGGGAATCTGCTGCTGTGGCGAAATACCGCCGCTGGAGACGTGGATGAAATCGGCGCCCAACTGCTTGAGTTCCTGCGCGAAACGCACGCTTTGTTCGATGTCCCAGCCGCCCTCGACCCAGTCGGTGGCGGAAAGGCGCACGCCCACGGCCATGCTGGCCGGCACGGCGGCGCGCACGGCTGCATAGACTTCCAGCGGAAAGCGCATGCGGTTGTCCAGGCTGCCGCCATACGCATCGCTGCGCTGGTTGGACAGGGGCGACAGGAATTGGTGCAGCAGATAGCCGTGCGCCGCATGCAATTCGATGCCCTCGATGCCGAGCGCATGCACGCGCTGGGCCGCGGCGACAAACGCTCCCTTGATTTGCAGCAAGCCCATCTCGTCGAGGGCGAGCGGCACGGTTTCACCCGGCGCGTGGGCGATGGCCGACGGCGCCACCGTTTGCCAGCCGCCGTCGGCCAGATGCACGCAGGTGCCGCCCTGCCATGGCGCACGGCTCGATGCCTTGCGTCCCGCATGGCCCAGCTGCACCACCAGCGGGATCGGCGCGTGGCGGCGGATCGCCTGCACCACCTTGGCCAGCGCCGTTTGATTCGCGTCCGACCACAGGCCCAGGTCGTCGGCCGAGATACGTCCCTCGGGCGAGACGGCCGTCGCTTCCGTCATCAGCAGCCCCGCGCCGGACAGGGCCAAATGGCCCAGGTGGATCATGTGCCAGTCGGTGGCGTTGCCGTTGTCGGCCGAGTACTGGCACATGGGCGCAATGGCGATGCGGTTGGCCACGTGCAGCGGCCCCAATGCAAACGGCGTGAATAGCTGGCTCATGGCGGACTTTCGGAAAAGGGGAAGCACCGATTCTACTGTGCTTTGGAAAGTGCGGCTTACACCTGCTTACGTTTGATACAGCGCAAGGGCTAGCCTTGGGCAGGCGGGGCCGCTAATCTGGACACATCAACAACACCCGCAATACCACTCCAGGAGAACACATGAACACGACGACTACCGCCAGCCGCATCCACCCCTTGATGGCCGGCGCCGCCATTTCCGTGACGGTCCTGTGCCTGGTGGGCGCGGCGTCCATCGCCGGCATCCTGCCCAATTCGCGGGCGAATGTACCTGCCGTACGTGCCGACGTGGCCGCCATGACGCCGGCGAACGCCGCTGCGCTGGCAGCGCCCGCGACTGCTCCCGTAACCGCACCGCTGGCCGCTCCCGTGGTGGCGCAAGCTGCTCCGGCACCAGCCCCGGCCCCCGTCGTGCACAAGCGCGTCGTGCACCACACGCAAGTGGCGCAGGCCCGTCCTGCCTACCGTGACAACAATGACGGCTACCGCGACACGGCCTACCGCGAACCGGTCCGCCAGCCGCAACCGGTGCCTGCGCCCGCCCAGCCCAACTACGTGGGCATCGGCACGGGCGCCGTCATCGGCGGCTTGATCGGCAATCAGGTCGGTGGCGGCCGCGGCAAGGCGCTGGCGACGGTGGCTGGCGTGATCGGCGGCGGCATGCTGGGCAATGCGGTGCAAAACCAGGTTCAGCAGCAACCGCAGCAATAATCAGTCTCAGTCGTACGGGCCAAGATAATCGAGCTTGCCCACGGCCACGCCATTGTTGCGCAGGATGGCGTGGACCATGGAGACGTGGAAATAGAAATTCGGCAAGGCAAAGCTGAGCAGGTAATCGTCGCCCGAGAATTTTGTCCCCTCGTCAGTCCAGTTCAGCACCACTTCCTTCTGCGCGCTGCCCGCCATCTGGCCCGCATTGACGCTGTCGATATAGGCGATGGTGTTGGCGATGCGTTCCTGTAACTGCTCGAACGACGCTTCATTATCCTCGAACTTCGGCGCCGGCACGCCGCTCAGGCGTTCGACCGACATCTTCGACGTATCGCTGGCGCGCTGCACCTGCGCCGTCAAGTCCAGCATGTCGGGCGCCAGCTGCGCGCCCAGCAAAATCTCGGGCACGATGCCGTCTTCCTCGACATGGGCTTGCGCTTTTTCCAGCAGGGCCGAGACGACCCGCAAGCCGCGGATGAAGACGGGAATGGTTGCCTGATACATGGACACGGACATGACTGACTCCTGATAGTGAACGATGAGCCAGTGTAACCGAGGCGCTGTTTTCGGGCAGGGCGCGCATGTGCGCCGGCGCACCAAGCGGCTCAGTTCATCCTACTTTTCCAGATTCACCTTGCCATCGGGCGCATGAGCGGGCTGTTCCGCTGGTTCCGGCTGCGGTGCTGGCTGCGGCTGCGGCGTGTCCTTGCGCTTGCCGCCGAAGAACTTGACGATGGCCGCACCGGCACCGACCACGGCCAGGATCAGCACTTTCTTGAAGGCCAGCAGCAGCGCCAGCAGTTTGCCGAACAGGCCCAGCTTGCTGGCCACGCCACCGGCCACCAGCGCCGCCAGGCCGTATTCGGCCACCTTGTCCGTCTTGCTGTCGAAATCCGTGTAGCGGTTACCGTCGGTAAATTCCGTGAACGCCGTCACTTGCTGCATCTCTTTCTTGATCGCTTCGATCTGCTGCATGCTGGCAATCGCATTCAGGTTCAGTACGCCTTCGCGCCCCAGCACGCGCACGTTGTAGTTCAGCGAGTGTTCGCCGCCATCGACCATCAAATCCTTGGCCCAGTACAGCTTGTGCGTATCCTTGGCATAGCTGGGTTTTTCCGCCCAGCCCATCAAATGGATGCCCGGATAACCCTGCTTCTTGCGCTCCGCATTGTTTTCCAGCACGGATGCCTGCATATCCTTGAGCAATTCGTCGTATTTGATGCTGTCCGCATCGTCATCCTTGATGTGCCCTTCCTTTTCATACGTGACGATCACGCCCCAGCTATCGCGCTCGAGCACGCTGGTCTTGGCGGGCACGATCATGCCCAGCGATTCCATGCCCGGTGGATTACCCCAGGCATCGACCAGCACGCGCTCGGCGTCCGTCGGCGACAGGTAACGGAAGTTGGCGGGCAAATCCAGGGTGGCGATGCCGCCCGGCAAGGTGATCTTGCCGCGCTGCAGGTGCAGCTGGGCGAGGAATTGCTCGGCCGTCATTTCCGGTGCGGCCGCCTTCTCATCGGCAGGGGCGGCAGCCGTGAGGCCGGAGAGGGTCAGGCACAGCAAGGCTGTCAGCAGG
This window of the Janthinobacterium agaricidamnosum genome carries:
- a CDS encoding RidA family protein → MSFYEKIKALNIELPVVAAPAAAYVMHARTGNTVFLSGHLAKKDGKVWVGQLGKDVTTEEGKIAARGIAIELIATLQDACGGDLNKVKRIVKVMSLVNSTSDFTEQHLVTNGASELFVEVFGDSGKHARSAFGVAQIPLGACVEIELIAELA
- a CDS encoding DUF2167 domain-containing protein codes for the protein MLKRLLTALLCLTLSGLTAAAPADEKAAAPEMTAEQFLAQLHLQRGKITLPGGIATLDLPANFRYLSPTDAERVLVDAWGNPPGMESLGMIVPAKTSVLERDSWGVIVTYEKEGHIKDDDADSIKYDELLKDMQASVLENNAERKKQGYPGIHLMGWAEKPSYAKDTHKLYWAKDLMVDGGEHSLNYNVRVLGREGVLNLNAIASMQQIEAIKKEMQQVTAFTEFTDGNRYTDFDSKTDKVAEYGLAALVAGGVASKLGLFGKLLALLLAFKKVLILAVVGAGAAIVKFFGGKRKDTPQPQPAPQPEPAEQPAHAPDGKVNLEK
- a CDS encoding DUF1993 domain-containing protein, whose amino-acid sequence is MSVSMYQATIPVFIRGLRVVSALLEKAQAHVEEDGIVPEILLGAQLAPDMLDLTAQVQRASDTSKMSVERLSGVPAPKFEDNEASFEQLQERIANTIAYIDSVNAGQMAGSAQKEVVLNWTDEGTKFSGDDYLLSFALPNFYFHVSMVHAILRNNGVAVGKLDYLGPYD
- a CDS encoding ATP-binding cassette domain-containing protein is translated as MSALLQLDRLSFVLPDGRALFSDLQFSFAPQRIGLVGDNGVGKSVLARLLAGRAQPSSGAVRCDGSVHYVAQELDPERYRTVAALAGMDDLLAALARIAAGSIDEADYALVGERWDAQARLRQALDALDLRHVDADTSTASLSGGERQRIALQGAWLSQADWLVLDEPSNHLDTRQRARLVAQMARWPGGLLLISHDRGLLEHVDAIAELSPQGLRSYGGNYALYAQQRALEQAGFAAALQAEKAGARREQREAQQHAERQQRRVGRGEREGREGNQSKLLLDAKKEKSQDSQGKLRVRAQEAQQARQQRVMDASARCAPEAERLLLAPESAVPNGKLILELRELVLPHGQAQPVNLVLSGPRRLAVTGDNGSGKSTLLRVIAGQLAPASGEPRCHAQVAWLDQHAGLQDGECSAVQRLQARNSILPEGELRTRLALLGIAGARATMPSRLLSGGERMKVALAAELYAQAPPQLLLLDEPDNHLDLASLQALEQMLLQYQGALLVVSHDQAFLEAINLDPEGLTLHK
- a CDS encoding glycine zipper 2TM domain-containing protein, which translates into the protein MNTTTTASRIHPLMAGAAISVTVLCLVGAASIAGILPNSRANVPAVRADVAAMTPANAAALAAPATAPVTAPLAAPVVAQAAPAPAPAPVVHKRVVHHTQVAQARPAYRDNNDGYRDTAYREPVRQPQPVPAPAQPNYVGIGTGAVIGGLIGNQVGGGRGKALATVAGVIGGGMLGNAVQNQVQQQPQQ
- a CDS encoding NADH:flavin oxidoreductase/NADH oxidase, translating into MSQLFTPFALGPLHVANRIAIAPMCQYSADNGNATDWHMIHLGHLALSGAGLLMTEATAVSPEGRISADDLGLWSDANQTALAKVVQAIRRHAPIPLVVQLGHAGRKASSRAPWQGGTCVHLADGGWQTVAPSAIAHAPGETVPLALDEMGLLQIKGAFVAAAQRVHALGIEGIELHAAHGYLLHQFLSPLSNQRSDAYGGSLDNRMRFPLEVYAAVRAAVPASMAVGVRLSATDWVEGGWDIEQSVRFAQELKQLGADFIHVSSGGISPQQQIPVGPGYQVAFAERIKRDSGLPTISVGLITEAQQAEDIIAHGQSDMVALARAILFDPRWPWHAAAQLGAQVSAPPQYWRSQPREYKNLFGDTTLGQR